The Rhipicephalus sanguineus isolate Rsan-2018 unplaced genomic scaffold, BIME_Rsan_1.4 Seq2414, whole genome shotgun sequence genome includes the window TCTCACCTGGCATCATCATGTTGGGGGGCATTGGTCCAGGGGGTCCCATCATGGGCATGGGGCCTGGCATAGGGCCCGGCATGGGGCCCGGCATCGGTCCCATGTGTGGTGGCCCAACTAGTGGCATCCTCTGCGGAGGACCCGCTGCAGAGTAATAAGACAGACGGAACCGAAGTTATCAGGTGCTCCCGAAGAGTCGCTAAAATCAATGCAAGAAGCTTCTATAGTCAGTTACAACccaagaaaaaatgtcagctcctcCCACAGCTGTCACTGTCCCTCTCACAGAggatttgcataaatgctccatccagtAGCGCTCACTCATTTTCGTGatgtcaagcacttctcgagtgttccaaatatatatatatgatgaaaaTTATAAAATGACACTTCACAGGTTGCGAACTGCAACAGGGCATACACAGTAAAGAACGAAATTATGTCTCATGCTTTGTTACATAAGATTTAAACCAATCATTAAAATCTCTGTAATAAAAACTTAAATACAAAACATTTCAGAAACAATGATTGTTATCTAAATGCTAACATCTGGAACAAAGCAAACTGAATACAAATTACGAAACGGTGTTCTTACAAACAGCTACATACAAGGAAAATAAAACAATCTCATAAAGGACTTTTGATTTGACACTGAAACAAACTGCGTAACAGGAAGCAAGAGCATTCTTCCATGCATTCACCACCAGTGACTTCCCAATGTAAAGCTCAAAAAGAAATGGCGataacttttttttaatgcaattTTTGTTAGTAAAGTGTTTTACAAAAATTTCTAAAAGGAGTCTAAATTTGTGAATCACAGAAAATTAAAGAGAGTTGGCTGAGTGTGCTTACGTTGTAGCGCTGCTGGCGGAGGGATCATTGCTCCGGTCAGAGGCTTGGCCTGAAACTGTGAAGACTGGATCTTTCCCGCCTTGAATGCCGCCGCTGAAAATAAAGTTTAGGAGGTCGTCAAACTTCCAATTCCTATGCAAGCAAGAATGAAACAAGATGGGATATCCAAGACAGGTTTGGACCTTGGTTTCACTATCAATGTCGTAACATCCTCATGTGCCCATTCACAAGATGCAACTAAACGTTGCAGCACTATAGCAAAAGACATATCAAATAGGAGGAGACACCAAATATTTCGCTCAACATCATTTCACCATTTACGAAACGCTTAAGTCCAATGGTGTCACCGGAAGCACAAGCGGATTCTTATGTTAAGGGCAGAAATCTGGAATGCAGAGAGTTTCCATGTATGAAGGACGCTTTGCATGGCTTCTTCTACCTAATGATAAACAGGGTATTACTATGTGATGAATATGCTATGCAAAAACCATGCGGACAGTGATAAAAGGAGACTACAGCAGGATTAAATGCCCCCCCTCCCTTCCTAGCTTACTTTCTTCAGTGGCACTGCCAAATCTGGCTTGTGATGCCTCTGTCATCATAAAGTTTTAAGTTTGGTATAAACTCGTTTGCACACACACCAGTGGATATATTGAATTGTCTTCAGGGTGTGCACCTGTCTGCCACAACTGCGTTCGACTACTGGAGAAGTTCGGGCTCCGGCCCAATTCGCTCACACAGCCATTCAAGGCAAGGTTTTGGTGTTCATGGAAGTGTCTTACAATAATTAGGTCCTAATGAGCCCCGAACACAAAACCAGGTGCTCTCTTTCACATTGCTCTATACTCAGGAACAGCTCATCttggcagtggagcgaaggctatggAAGTGGCGCTTCCAATCATTCATGTTACTCCACAAGAGCACAGCAGCTTGCAACTGATtttggttttgctcgctcgcaccGTTAACGCTTATCAAAAAACATATACATGAAAAATATGAATGGGAGAGAGACACTTCGactgttcagtgtacatttcagTGTCGTATTTgtgagtatatttttcttggagaactaaacagtgTGTTTGTGGCCGCACACGTCACGGACATCATGTCTACATTGGAAGACAGGCGTGTGGAAAACGTGGTGCCAtttaagaaatggaaagaaaagaaagacattcttgtaaagtgagcaataactctattttacctacgacttccgaCAACTGTTTGAacctcataataaataaagcaacatttaatttcagcaaggcaaattaGAAAAATATCGGTAGACTTGGGTACTATATTTGGGCACGCTAGCAGGCATGCATTTTGGCTCTATGGCTTATACAGTGCTGCCAAGAAAAACTGTTTCTAAGTATAGTGTGTACCAAGCAGGTAAACCTGCACAGTATCAGAAAAGCCCACCCCCTCATTCATCTGGTGGGGGCTTTTATGCAATCTAGCACGTGTGTGCACTCACTTGTGGCGTCAATGAGGTTTTGGGCCTGTTCCTCCATCCATTTCTGGTAGTAGAACTTGACGTTTTCCTTGTGCTTGCGGCCATTGCAGTGGGTCTTGCGCACCGACGGCTACGTGACCATCGGCATCAAGGACAAAAGGTCAGCGTGTATGCATGTGTTAAAGGGCTTGGTAAACATGAACAAACTCATAACTCAGGTCTTTAACCGCGGCAATGTTCCTTTGGTAGaaaaaccatagagtttcttgcAATGTTTGCTAGAGGAACcttggtgctgcgatcgttcagccgccatgggaatgatgtgtagtgcatggatttgcctagtcttcatgcttACGGCTTCGTTTATTGTCATGTCTtagcttttgtttcggataaaagaatggctagttgtgaacctcgtgagctgatttgaagcGGTTGGTCTAAAAGGATcaaagtggtgaagtgggactgctgaacctTTACTGAATTTTGTTTTGcatcaaagcggctgcaggccataCGGAACCGAAAAAAaggaagcttaggcaaatccatgtaatacccattaaagtccctagattttttttcctgttactacccatcattcccatgatggctgaagcgccatgcattgcagctgcCATAGACACTAACGCCACATTTTCCTCTAGCCTACGATTACGAAACTCAACGAGTGAAACCAAGCTTTGTAGGTTCATCGGCACAATTGTTTTCACGAGTACTTTAGACC containing:
- the LOC119376832 gene encoding U1 small nuclear ribonucleoprotein C, with product MPKYYCDYCDTYLTHDSPSVRKTHCNGRKHKENVKFYYQKWMEEQAQNLIDATTAAFKAGKIQSSQFQAKPLTGAMIPPPAALQPGPPQRMPLVGPPHMGPMPGPMPGPMPGPMPMMGPPGPMPPNMMMPGEKRCFVYSISL